One genomic segment of Aythya fuligula isolate bAytFul2 chromosome 5, bAytFul2.pri, whole genome shotgun sequence includes these proteins:
- the DUSP8 gene encoding dual specificity protein phosphatase 8 isoform X2: MPVDVMLAPAEDQFWTDMHEGQMKLKIRVRRMKESRDMRGGFATFSSCFPGLCEGKPAAILPMSISQPCLPVANVGPTRILPHLYLGSQKDVLNKDLMTQNGISYVLNASNSCPKPDFICDSHFMRIPVNDNYCEKLLPWLDKSIEFIDKAKVSSCQVIVHCLAGISRSATIAIAYIMKTMGMSSDDAYRFVKDRRPSISPNFNFLGQLLEYERSLKLLKALKAQGDRGEGEAPQDPAEVSEGGRHPAPSTSEKVEEAPRSTTSAPPPSDPERQGGPPKILSPTALQQGLNGLHLSSERIQDTNRLKRSFSLDIKSAYSPGLRQDPPGPPSTGEAPKLCKLDSPSGPNGQFSPVPDSPDRPSGPDLLLEAKVRQRRKHRHAAGSPAHGLSLNVGTARKSPGTEESLQQPPRLSLPGPPPSSNGSWGGVHLESPSTPSSEGGWYFGTDSAGGGSGGGGGSTSGGTLFTGASPYPPFGCNGVPGSCEIRLRDKQRAEARDGRHSWHEEAGAEKQFKRRSCQMEFEETMSEGRSREELGKIGKQSSFSGSMEIIEVS, encoded by the exons aTGCCTGTGGACGTAATGCTCGCCCCGGCCGAGGACCAGTTCTGGACAGACATGCACGAGGGGCAGATGAAGCTGAAAATAAGGGTGCGGAGGATGAAGGAGAGCAGGGACATGCGAG gagGCTTTGCCACCTTCTCATCCTGCTTCCCGGGGCTCTGCGAGGGGAAGCCTGCTGCCATCCTGCCGATGAGCATCTCCCAGCCGTGCTTGCCTGTGGCCAACGTCGGCCCCACACGCATCCTGCCACATCTCTACCTGGGCTCCCAGAAGGACGTCCTGAACAAG GACCTGATGACGCAGAACGGGATAAGCTACGTCCTCAACGCCAGCAACTCCTGTCCCAAGCCAGACTTCATCTGTGATAGTCACTTCATGCGCATTCCTGTCAATGACAACTACTGTGAGAAGCTGCTTCCCTGGCTGGACAAATCCATTGAATTCATTG ACAAGGCCAAGGTGTCGAGCTGCCAGGTGATTGTGCACTGCTTGGCAGGGATCTCCCGGTCAGCCACCATTGCCATCGCCTACATCATGAAGACCATGGGTATGTCGTCAGACGATGCTTACAG GTTCGTTAAGGACCGCCGCCCGTCGATCTCACCCAACTTCAACTTCCTGGGCCAGCTCCTGGAGTACGAGAGGAGCCTGAAGCTCCTCAAGGCCCTGAAAGCCCAGGGCGACCGGGGAGAGGGAGAGGCCCCGCAGGACCCAGCCGAGGTGTCCGAGGGCGGCAGGCACCCCGCACCGTCTACCTCAGAGAAGGTCGAGGAGGCACCGAGAAGCACAACCTCCGCACCCCCCCCCAGCGACCCCGAGAGGCAAGGTGGGCCTCCCAAGATCTTGTCGCCCACGGCGCTGCAGCAGGGACTCAATGGCTTGCACCTCTCCTCGGAGCGCATCCAGGACACCAACCGCCTGAAACGCTCCTTCTCCCTGGACATCAAATCCGCCTACTCCCCCGGCCTGCGGCAGGACCCCCCAGGTCCCCCCAGCACCGGGGAAGCCCCCAAACTCTGCAAGCTGGACAGCCCCTCGGGGCCAAATGGCCAGTTCTCCCCGGTGCCCGACAGCCCCGACCGACCCAGCGGTCCCGACCTCCTGCTGGAGGCCAAGGTGAGGCAGCGGCGCAAACACCGGCACGCGGCGGGCTCGCCAGCCCATGGGCTCAGCCTCAACGTCGGCACAGCCCGCAAGAGTCCCGGGACGGAGGAGAGCCTCCAGCAGCCGCCGAGGCTCAGCCTTCCTGGCCCACCACCATCCTCCAACGGCTCCTGGGGGGGCGTCCACCTGGAGTCCCCCAGCACCCCGTCCTCCGAAGGAGGCTGGTACTTCGGCACGGACTCAGCTGGCGGTGGCAGTGGTGGTGGCGGCGGTAGCACCAGTGGTGGGACGTTGTTCACCGGCGCCAGCCCGTACCCCCCGTTCGGGTGCAACGGGGTGCCGGGGAGCTGCGAGATCAGACTGAGGGACAAGCAGCGGGCAGAGGCGCGGGACGGGAGGCACAGCTGGCATGAGGAGGCTGGCGCCGAGAAGCAGTTCAAGAGGAGGAGCTGCCAGATGGAGTTCGAGGAGACCATGTCCGAGGGCAGGTCCCGGGAAGAGCTGGGCAAAATAGGCAAACAGTCGAGCTTTTCGGGCAGCATGGAGATCATCGAGGTGTCCTGA